From a region of the Mycobacterium intracellulare ATCC 13950 genome:
- a CDS encoding P-loop NTPase family protein, protein MGTNDGPDAAAPVIIARGLGVDGEHGPLFSGVDLTLTSGFHAIQMPGGPGQTTLLLTLAGRFRPSHGTLTVLGETTPRAIRRQCSIAAFEGIDELEDSVTVETVLAEQRRWLAPWYSSVPLQSGPAELAEVFGEMAPPSGDTYIVELSDLELFLLRITLALLSNRPILVVGDLEQVRDNSRRTIAADRLGVIAEQRTVVVGVTNPLGTEAPDHELHDHRILTGEG, encoded by the coding sequence ATGGGTACGAATGACGGGCCGGACGCCGCGGCGCCGGTGATCATCGCCCGCGGATTGGGGGTCGACGGTGAGCACGGGCCGCTCTTCTCGGGGGTCGACCTAACCCTGACGTCGGGATTTCACGCGATTCAGATGCCCGGGGGCCCAGGGCAGACCACGCTGCTGCTGACGCTCGCGGGACGTTTCAGGCCGAGCCACGGCACGCTCACCGTCCTCGGCGAAACAACCCCGCGCGCGATCCGCCGGCAGTGCTCGATCGCGGCCTTCGAAGGCATCGACGAGCTGGAGGATTCGGTGACCGTGGAGACCGTGCTCGCCGAGCAACGGCGGTGGCTGGCGCCGTGGTATTCGTCGGTGCCGCTTCAATCGGGTCCGGCCGAGCTGGCCGAGGTCTTCGGCGAGATGGCCCCGCCGTCCGGCGACACCTACATCGTCGAACTGTCAGACCTCGAACTGTTTCTGCTGCGCATCACGCTGGCGTTGTTGTCGAATCGGCCGATCCTGGTGGTCGGCGACCTCGAGCAGGTTCGCGACAATTCCCGGCGAACGATCGCGGCCGACAGGCTCGGCGTGATCGCCGAGCAGCGCACCGTCGTCGTCGGGGTGACCAACCCGCTCGGCACGGAGGCGCCCGACCACGAACTACACGATCACCGCATCCTGACCGGAGAGGGCTGA
- a CDS encoding SDR family NAD(P)-dependent oxidoreductase, translated as MTRRTIVITGASDGIGAAAARRLCRTGDQIVVVGRTPTKTAAVAAELDADHFVVDYADLSQVRALAGKIRSQHPRIDVLLNNAGRMASKIELTPDGYERTYQVNYLAPFLLTTQLLDVLLESRATIVNTSSSSQRLLRNVKLADFDTTARHRPSTAYAVAKLANILFTKELDRRYRADGLSVAVVHPGFVNTNIGHSSGSRFLTTMQRTPVSRMIKSADDGADQLVWLATSVPGVDWAVGEYYAKGKVAKANRAAYDPILARELWDHTLTKLSWRYPFDTQ; from the coding sequence ATGACGCGCAGGACGATTGTCATCACGGGTGCCAGCGACGGCATCGGCGCGGCTGCGGCGCGTCGCCTCTGCCGCACCGGCGACCAGATCGTCGTGGTGGGCCGCACCCCAACCAAGACCGCCGCGGTGGCCGCCGAATTGGACGCGGACCACTTCGTCGTCGATTACGCCGACCTCTCCCAGGTGCGGGCGCTGGCGGGCAAGATTCGTTCGCAACATCCGCGTATCGACGTGTTGCTCAACAATGCGGGCAGGATGGCCAGCAAGATCGAGCTGACCCCCGACGGCTACGAACGCACCTATCAGGTCAACTACCTGGCGCCGTTCCTGTTGACCACCCAATTGCTGGATGTGCTGCTGGAGTCACGCGCCACGATCGTCAACACGTCCAGCTCGTCACAGCGGCTGCTGCGCAACGTCAAGCTCGCCGATTTCGACACGACGGCACGGCACCGGCCCAGCACCGCCTACGCGGTGGCGAAGTTGGCAAACATCTTGTTCACCAAGGAATTAGATCGCCGGTATCGGGCCGATGGCCTTTCGGTGGCAGTGGTCCACCCCGGTTTCGTCAACACAAATATCGGTCATTCGTCCGGCTCGCGGTTTCTGACGACCATGCAACGCACGCCCGTCAGCCGAATGATCAAGTCCGCGGATGATGGCGCCGATCAGCTGGTCTGGTTGGCGACCAGCGTGCCCGGCGTCGACTGGGCGGTCGGCGAATACTACGCGAAAGGCAAAGTCGCCAAAGCCAATCGGGCGGCCTACGATCCGATCCTCGCGCGCGAACTCTGGGATCACACCCTAACCAAGCTTTCTTGGCGCTATCCTTTCGATACTCAATAG
- a CDS encoding acyl-CoA carboxylase subunit beta: MPKAQDWGETLDDLERRRQHAFEMGGPERLDKHRNKGKLDARARIEYLLDPGTFRELGTLVGGETAADGLVVGSGEINGSPVMLGAEDFTTLAGSIGPGGNSKRYRIAELALRDKIPLVMLLEGAGFRPTGGHYGRTPTDLLAQAQCSGRVPTVAAVLGPSAGHGALVAPVCDFRIMSRQGAIFTAGPPVVKESTGEDISKEDLGGPDVALPSGVIHNVAEDDEAVLDDVRRYLSYFPPSAWSYPSPQPTGAAADPRATPELLDIVSRDNRRVYDMRAVLDVVFDSADWFEVQPQFGRAIVCALAHLGGHPVAVVANQPQVLAGSIDADAADKAAHFIMVADSFHLPIVFLADNPGMLPGSRSERAGVLRAGARMFAAQTAATTLKLHLTLRKAYGFGSMVMSLLGFDHQVATFAYPGATMGAMSAAALSRASHAGEDLSAKLRNAELEASYRSAEHMGFDELIDPRETRDALLASLKRGLSSRQAAAEPVSRTVILP, translated from the coding sequence ATGCCGAAAGCCCAGGACTGGGGAGAAACGCTCGACGATCTCGAGCGCCGCCGTCAGCACGCGTTCGAAATGGGCGGGCCGGAGCGGCTCGACAAGCACCGCAACAAGGGCAAGCTCGACGCCCGCGCGCGGATCGAGTACCTCCTCGACCCGGGCACGTTCCGTGAGCTCGGCACCCTCGTCGGTGGTGAGACCGCGGCCGACGGGCTGGTCGTGGGCTCCGGTGAGATCAACGGCTCACCGGTGATGCTGGGCGCCGAGGACTTCACGACCCTGGCCGGCAGCATCGGTCCCGGCGGCAATTCCAAGCGGTACCGCATCGCCGAACTGGCGCTGCGCGACAAGATCCCGCTGGTCATGCTGCTCGAAGGCGCCGGCTTTCGCCCCACCGGCGGGCACTACGGGCGCACCCCGACCGACCTGCTGGCGCAGGCGCAGTGCTCGGGGCGCGTCCCGACCGTCGCCGCCGTCCTCGGCCCCTCGGCCGGGCACGGCGCCCTGGTGGCCCCGGTTTGCGATTTCCGGATCATGAGCCGGCAGGGCGCGATCTTCACCGCCGGTCCCCCCGTCGTCAAAGAGTCGACCGGAGAAGACATTTCGAAGGAGGACCTGGGCGGGCCGGACGTCGCTTTGCCCAGCGGCGTGATCCACAATGTCGCCGAGGACGACGAAGCGGTGCTCGACGACGTCCGCCGCTACCTGTCGTACTTCCCGCCGAGCGCCTGGTCGTACCCGTCGCCGCAACCGACCGGTGCGGCCGCCGACCCGCGGGCGACGCCGGAGCTGCTCGACATCGTCTCCCGGGACAACCGCCGCGTGTACGACATGCGGGCCGTGCTCGACGTGGTCTTCGACAGCGCCGACTGGTTCGAGGTGCAGCCCCAGTTCGGCAGGGCGATCGTCTGCGCACTCGCCCACCTCGGCGGCCACCCGGTCGCGGTGGTGGCCAATCAGCCCCAGGTGCTCGCGGGCTCCATCGACGCCGACGCCGCGGACAAGGCGGCCCACTTCATCATGGTGGCGGATTCCTTCCACCTGCCGATCGTGTTCCTCGCCGACAATCCGGGCATGCTGCCCGGCAGCCGATCCGAGCGCGCCGGCGTGCTGCGCGCCGGTGCGCGGATGTTCGCCGCGCAGACGGCCGCCACCACGTTGAAGCTGCACCTCACGCTGCGTAAGGCGTACGGGTTCGGCTCGATGGTCATGTCGCTGTTGGGTTTCGATCATCAGGTCGCGACCTTCGCCTACCCCGGCGCGACGATGGGCGCCATGAGCGCCGCGGCGCTGAGCCGCGCCTCACACGCCGGCGAAGACCTCTCGGCCAAGCTGCGCAACGCCGAGCTGGAGGCGTCCTATCGATCGGCCGAACACATGGGGTTCGACGAGCTCATCGATCCCCGCGAGACGCGCGATGCTCTGCTCGCGTCCTTGAAGCGTGGCCTGTCGAGCAGGCAGGCCGCCGCGGAGCCGGTGTCCCGGACGGTCATCCTGCCTTAA
- a CDS encoding Zn-dependent alcohol dehydrogenase: MKSRAAILHDVGGPWSVEEFELDPPKAGEVLVQMAAAGLCHSDDHILKGDMSAPNEVMRSLGLPTMFPTIGGHEGAGIVREVGPGVTDFAPGDHVVMSFVAVCGQCRWCASGIEYLCDQGIGTMVPGMPTDGTFRHHTADGRKLGHISKIGAFAEHTVVSTNSLVKIEQHLPLASSALLSCAIPTGYGSVANRSNMRAGDTLVVIGVGGIGTGAIQGARINGAAQIVAVDPVDFKQKSALQFGATHSVATTTEALDLVRGLTYGVMADAVVVSPSLITAEDVRDAVRLTRKGGTCVLTGMTSQLTRSVKIDLQDFILTNKTLAGTIFGSCNPKADVARLARLYETGQLQLDEMITKRYRLDEVNDAYDDLLNGKIVRGIIDFGIA, translated from the coding sequence ATGAAAAGCCGCGCAGCGATCCTGCACGACGTGGGAGGGCCGTGGTCGGTCGAGGAATTTGAACTGGATCCGCCCAAGGCCGGAGAGGTCCTGGTGCAGATGGCCGCCGCCGGCTTGTGCCACTCCGACGACCACATCCTTAAAGGAGACATGTCGGCGCCCAATGAGGTGATGCGATCCCTCGGCCTGCCCACCATGTTCCCGACGATCGGCGGCCACGAGGGCGCCGGGATCGTGCGTGAGGTCGGCCCGGGCGTCACCGACTTTGCGCCGGGCGACCACGTGGTGATGTCGTTCGTCGCCGTGTGCGGCCAATGCCGTTGGTGCGCCAGCGGAATCGAGTACCTTTGCGACCAGGGCATCGGCACCATGGTCCCGGGAATGCCCACCGACGGCACGTTCCGCCACCACACGGCCGACGGCCGGAAGCTGGGCCACATCTCCAAGATCGGCGCCTTCGCCGAACACACGGTGGTATCGACGAATTCATTGGTGAAGATCGAGCAACACCTGCCGCTGGCCTCGAGCGCGCTGCTGTCGTGCGCCATCCCGACCGGATACGGTTCCGTCGCCAACCGGTCCAACATGCGTGCCGGCGATACCCTCGTGGTGATCGGCGTCGGCGGGATCGGCACGGGCGCCATCCAGGGAGCCCGGATCAACGGCGCCGCGCAGATCGTGGCGGTCGATCCTGTTGACTTCAAACAGAAATCGGCTTTGCAATTCGGTGCCACGCACAGCGTGGCGACGACGACCGAGGCGCTGGACCTGGTGCGGGGTCTGACGTACGGGGTGATGGCCGACGCCGTGGTGGTCTCGCCGTCGTTGATCACCGCCGAGGACGTCCGCGATGCGGTGCGTCTCACACGCAAGGGCGGCACCTGTGTGCTCACCGGCATGACGTCGCAGTTGACCCGGTCGGTCAAGATCGACCTGCAGGACTTCATCTTGACCAATAAGACGTTGGCGGGCACCATCTTCGGCTCGTGTAACCCGAAGGCGGACGTCGCCAGGTTGGCGAGGCTGTATGAGACCGGTCAGTTGCAACTCGACGAGATGATCACCAAGCGCTATCGCCTCGACGAGGTCAACGACGCCTACGACGATCTGCTCAACGGCAAAATCGTCCGGGGCATCATCGATTTCGGGATAGCCTGA
- a CDS encoding nuclear transport factor 2 family protein yields the protein MAPTWTARTVVELYNLVVWNERNIELAEELLGDTVIRHEVGSSRTLTHAEAVQRVVDMWQAAESLHFDLNVVIEGDDGEHVAIVYDSTIKTKDGTETNIASIEVFRVVDGKITEVWNCGYQQGVWN from the coding sequence ATGGCGCCCACCTGGACGGCGCGCACCGTCGTCGAACTCTACAACCTGGTCGTGTGGAACGAACGCAACATCGAGCTGGCCGAGGAGTTGTTGGGCGACACCGTCATTCGGCACGAGGTCGGTTCCTCCCGCACGCTGACCCACGCCGAAGCGGTCCAGCGGGTGGTGGACATGTGGCAGGCGGCCGAATCGTTGCACTTCGACCTCAACGTCGTCATCGAGGGCGACGACGGCGAACACGTGGCGATCGTCTACGACTCGACGATCAAAACCAAGGACGGCACCGAAACCAACATCGCCAGCATCGAGGTGTTCCGCGTGGTCGATGGCAAAATTACCGAGGTTTGGAACTGCGGCTACCAGCAAGGGGTTTGGAATTGA
- a CDS encoding TIGR03857 family LLM class F420-dependent oxidoreductase yields the protein MSDRTLDELGFYLLAGAGGEGPATLMDEARRGEELGFGTGFISERWNVKEASSLVGAACAVTTRMQIATAATNHNTRHPLITGSWATTMHRLSGGRFTLGVGRGIAAIYGAFGIPAVTTAQMEDWAQVMRRLWHGELIFNHDGPMGKYPILFLDPDFNEDIRLALVAFGPNTLALGGRVFDDVILHTYFTPETLQRSVKTVKSAAEKAGRDPDSVRVWSCFATVGDHLPEELRLKKTVARLATYLQGYGDLLVRTNDWDPAVLQRFREDPVVTSIAGGIDHKGTPEQIEHIATLIPDEWLEPSATGSAQQCVDRIRKEFDYGADAVIMHGATPDELEPIVAAYRESVDAISRQS from the coding sequence TTGAGTGATCGTACGCTTGATGAACTGGGCTTCTATCTGCTGGCCGGCGCGGGCGGTGAGGGCCCGGCGACCTTGATGGACGAGGCCCGCCGTGGCGAGGAACTGGGCTTCGGCACCGGATTCATCTCCGAGCGCTGGAACGTCAAGGAGGCGTCGTCTCTGGTCGGGGCGGCGTGCGCGGTGACCACTCGCATGCAGATCGCCACCGCCGCAACCAATCACAACACCCGCCACCCGCTCATCACGGGATCGTGGGCGACCACCATGCATCGTCTCTCCGGCGGCCGGTTCACCCTGGGCGTCGGCCGGGGCATCGCAGCGATCTACGGGGCCTTCGGCATCCCGGCGGTGACGACGGCGCAAATGGAGGATTGGGCCCAAGTCATGCGCCGGCTCTGGCACGGCGAGCTGATCTTCAACCACGACGGCCCAATGGGCAAGTACCCCATCCTTTTTCTCGATCCGGACTTCAACGAAGACATCCGGCTGGCCCTGGTGGCCTTCGGACCCAACACGCTCGCGCTCGGCGGCCGCGTGTTCGACGACGTCATTTTGCACACCTACTTCACCCCGGAGACCTTGCAGCGCAGCGTCAAAACCGTGAAGTCCGCCGCGGAGAAGGCGGGCCGCGACCCCGACAGCGTGCGGGTGTGGTCGTGCTTCGCGACCGTCGGGGACCACCTGCCCGAAGAGCTGCGGCTGAAGAAGACCGTCGCGCGGCTGGCCACTTACCTGCAGGGCTACGGCGACCTGCTCGTCCGAACCAATGACTGGGATCCCGCTGTGCTGCAGCGGTTCCGCGAAGACCCGGTGGTCACGTCGATCGCGGGCGGGATCGACCACAAGGGCACGCCCGAACAGATCGAGCACATTGCGACGCTGATTCCCGACGAATGGCTGGAGCCCTCGGCCACCGGGTCCGCCCAACAGTGCGTGGACCGCATCCGCAAGGAGTTCGACTACGGCGCCGACGCGGTCATCATGCACGGCGCCACGCCCGACGAGCTCGAGCCGATCGTCGCGGCGTATCGCGAATCGGTAGATGCAATCTCGCGGCAGTCTTAA
- a CDS encoding cytochrome P450: MDEAANLLADPLAYTDEQGLHAALTHLRANAPVSWVKVPNYRPFWAITKHADIMDIERENMLFTNWPRPVLTTAEGDEMQAAAGVRTLIHMDDPQHRVVRAIGSDWFRPKAMRALKVRVDELAKIYVDKMMAAGPECDFVQEVAVNYPLYVIMSLLGLPEADFPRMLKLTQELFGSDDSEFKRGSSNEDQLPALFDMFQYFNGVTASRREHPTEDLASAIANARVDGEPLSDIDTVSYYLIVATAGHDTTSATISGGLQALIENPDQLQRLRDNLDLMPLATDEMIRWVTPVKEFMRTASSDTVVRGVPIAAGESVLLSYVSANRDEEVFDDPFRFDVGRDPNKHLAFGYGVHFCMGAALARMEVSSFFSELLPRLESIELTGDPELVATTFVGGLKHLPVRYSLRR; this comes from the coding sequence ATGGACGAGGCCGCCAACCTGCTGGCGGACCCGTTGGCCTACACCGACGAGCAGGGGCTGCACGCGGCGTTGACGCACCTGCGCGCCAACGCCCCGGTGTCGTGGGTGAAGGTCCCGAATTACCGACCGTTCTGGGCGATCACCAAACACGCCGACATCATGGACATCGAGCGTGAAAACATGCTCTTCACCAACTGGCCGCGTCCGGTGCTCACGACCGCCGAAGGCGACGAGATGCAGGCCGCCGCGGGTGTGCGCACGCTGATCCACATGGACGACCCGCAACACCGGGTGGTGCGCGCGATCGGCTCCGACTGGTTTCGCCCGAAGGCGATGCGGGCGTTGAAGGTTCGCGTCGACGAACTGGCCAAGATCTACGTCGACAAGATGATGGCAGCCGGTCCCGAATGCGACTTCGTTCAAGAGGTCGCGGTCAACTACCCGCTCTACGTGATCATGTCGCTGCTGGGCCTGCCCGAGGCAGACTTTCCCCGCATGCTCAAGCTGACCCAGGAACTGTTCGGCAGCGACGATTCCGAATTCAAGCGCGGCAGCTCCAACGAGGATCAGCTGCCGGCGTTGTTCGACATGTTCCAGTACTTCAACGGCGTGACGGCGTCCCGCCGCGAGCACCCGACCGAGGATCTCGCCTCGGCGATCGCCAACGCCCGCGTGGACGGCGAACCGCTGTCGGACATCGACACCGTCTCGTACTACCTGATCGTCGCCACCGCGGGCCACGACACCACCAGCGCCACCATCTCCGGCGGCCTGCAGGCGCTCATCGAGAACCCTGACCAGCTGCAACGCCTGCGCGACAACCTCGACCTGATGCCGCTGGCCACCGACGAGATGATCCGCTGGGTCACCCCGGTCAAGGAGTTCATGCGCACCGCCTCCAGCGACACCGTGGTGCGCGGAGTGCCCATCGCCGCAGGCGAATCCGTGCTGTTGTCCTACGTATCGGCCAACCGCGACGAGGAAGTCTTCGACGACCCGTTCCGCTTCGACGTCGGTCGCGACCCCAACAAGCACCTGGCCTTCGGCTACGGCGTGCACTTCTGCATGGGTGCGGCGCTGGCCCGCATGGAGGTCAGCAGCTTCTTCTCCGAGCTGCTGCCACGCCTGGAATCCATTGAACTGACCGGTGACCCGGAGCTGGTCGCTACGACCTTCGTCGGCGGGCTCAAGCACCTGCCGGTTCGTTACTCACTGCGGCGGTGA
- a CDS encoding TetR/AcrR family transcriptional regulator: protein MLLTMSPVKAHRTRPTRGEVRDRILDAASKVFAAEGFAGATIDAIGQAAGFTKGAVYSNFESKDELFLALLDREFELRGEQIATALDSSGGDTGAAARELSRSWLDAVRDHSDFYVLFVEYWLRAQRDNQLRERLIERRRAAAAHQAVHIVKSSPSVASDRELADLAQLVVTINLGVAMEEVLRPGTINPDLLAQLVTAVLGSIRASAGQGGPHHGYE from the coding sequence ATGCTGCTGACCATGTCTCCTGTCAAGGCGCACCGAACCCGCCCCACCCGCGGCGAGGTTCGCGACCGCATCCTGGACGCGGCGTCGAAGGTTTTCGCCGCCGAAGGCTTCGCCGGGGCCACCATCGATGCGATCGGCCAGGCCGCGGGTTTCACCAAGGGAGCGGTCTACTCGAATTTCGAATCCAAAGATGAGCTGTTTTTGGCCCTGCTCGACCGCGAATTCGAGCTCCGCGGCGAGCAGATCGCCACAGCGCTGGACAGCAGCGGCGGCGACACCGGTGCGGCCGCACGGGAATTGAGCCGGTCATGGCTGGACGCGGTTCGCGACCATTCCGATTTCTACGTGCTGTTCGTCGAATACTGGCTGCGCGCCCAGCGCGACAACCAGCTGCGCGAGCGCCTCATCGAACGCCGCCGCGCCGCCGCCGCCCACCAAGCGGTGCACATCGTCAAATCGAGCCCGTCCGTGGCATCCGATCGAGAGCTCGCCGACCTCGCCCAGCTCGTCGTCACCATCAACCTCGGCGTGGCGATGGAAGAGGTCCTGCGTCCCGGGACCATCAACCCCGACCTGCTAGCGCAGCTGGTCACCGCGGTGCTGGGATCGATTCGGGCTTCCGCCGGTCAGGGAGGGCCTCACCATGGGTACGAATGA
- a CDS encoding YhgE/Pip domain-containing protein, producing the protein MLAGLAFGSEIKRFGRSRLTRVAIVVLMLLPLVYGALYLWAFWDPFGHTNKMPVALVNSDRGAVVSGQQFNAGAEIAKSLTADGGLDWHVVDLAEARNGVDHGKYYFMVELPPDFSAAIASPVTGQPKKANLIAVYNDANNYISTSIGRTAIGQVLNAVSSRISGQAVNQMLSVVVSSGSGIKQAADGAAQLDDGAGQLVSGLDTARSGSATLATGAKQLSDGINQATDPLLAVTKAVSQIGGSTQQLQQGAAALAQANDQLGAIAGAQDAAANSLSSVIDQLSARQDPLANNLRGIQDQLRGHQFTPQIRQQLTDAQNAAIAMTSGLRNPGSPLGSALDQVGSKGQELTNKLTQLRDGAQQVATGNAELAGGIAKLDDGARQLKAGSAELATKLADGAKQVPNWTSQQKDAVAETIGGPVQLEASHENAAPNFGTGMAPFFLTLALFFGALVLWMVLRPLQTRPIAAEVLAFRVVLASYLPAAAIALFQAVILYCVVRFALGMHAVHPAAMLGFMVLISGAFVAATQAINALVGPAVGRVLIMALLMLQLVSAGGMYPVETTSRPFQILHRFDPMTYGVNGLRQLILGGIDARLWQAIIVLAAITAVALAISCLSARRDRLWNLSRLIPAIKM; encoded by the coding sequence ATGTTGGCTGGACTCGCCTTTGGCTCGGAGATCAAACGTTTCGGCCGTAGCCGCTTGACGCGCGTGGCGATCGTCGTACTGATGCTGCTACCCCTGGTGTACGGGGCGCTGTACCTGTGGGCGTTCTGGGATCCGTTCGGCCACACCAACAAGATGCCCGTGGCGTTGGTCAACTCCGATCGTGGTGCCGTCGTATCCGGGCAACAGTTCAACGCCGGCGCGGAGATCGCCAAGAGCCTTACCGCGGACGGCGGCCTTGACTGGCACGTCGTGGACCTAGCGGAGGCACGCAACGGAGTCGACCACGGCAAGTACTACTTCATGGTCGAATTACCGCCCGATTTCAGCGCGGCCATTGCGTCGCCGGTGACCGGGCAACCCAAGAAGGCCAACCTGATCGCCGTCTACAACGACGCCAACAACTACATCTCGACGAGTATCGGTCGTACTGCCATCGGCCAGGTGCTCAACGCCGTGTCCAGCCGGATCTCGGGACAGGCCGTCAATCAGATGCTGTCGGTGGTGGTTTCGTCGGGATCGGGGATCAAGCAGGCCGCAGACGGGGCCGCGCAACTCGACGACGGCGCCGGTCAGCTGGTGTCCGGCCTGGATACCGCGCGGTCCGGATCGGCAACGCTTGCCACGGGCGCCAAGCAACTGTCAGACGGAATCAACCAGGCCACCGACCCGCTGCTCGCGGTGACCAAGGCGGTGTCGCAAATCGGCGGCAGCACGCAGCAATTGCAACAGGGCGCGGCAGCTCTTGCGCAGGCCAACGACCAACTCGGTGCCATCGCCGGGGCGCAGGATGCCGCCGCAAACTCGCTGTCATCGGTGATCGACCAGCTCTCCGCACGACAGGATCCGCTGGCGAACAACCTGCGCGGCATCCAGGATCAGCTCCGGGGTCACCAATTCACGCCTCAGATCCGCCAGCAGCTCACCGACGCGCAGAACGCGGCGATCGCCATGACATCGGGGTTACGGAACCCGGGCAGCCCCCTGGGGTCGGCGCTCGATCAGGTCGGCAGCAAGGGACAGGAGCTGACGAACAAGCTCACCCAGCTGCGCGACGGAGCCCAGCAAGTCGCCACCGGCAACGCCGAATTGGCCGGTGGCATCGCCAAGCTCGACGACGGCGCACGACAACTCAAGGCGGGATCGGCCGAGCTGGCGACCAAACTCGCCGACGGGGCCAAGCAGGTACCCAACTGGACAAGCCAGCAAAAGGATGCGGTCGCCGAAACCATTGGTGGTCCGGTGCAACTCGAGGCTTCACATGAGAACGCCGCGCCCAACTTCGGCACCGGGATGGCTCCGTTCTTCCTCACGCTCGCCTTGTTCTTCGGTGCGTTGGTGCTGTGGATGGTGCTGCGGCCCTTGCAGACTCGCCCGATCGCGGCGGAGGTGCTCGCATTCCGCGTGGTGCTCGCCAGCTACCTGCCCGCCGCCGCGATCGCGCTATTCCAAGCCGTCATTCTCTACTGCGTGGTCCGGTTCGCCCTCGGTATGCACGCCGTCCATCCGGCGGCCATGCTGGGGTTCATGGTGCTGATCTCCGGTGCGTTCGTAGCCGCGACGCAGGCGATCAACGCGCTTGTCGGTCCAGCGGTGGGCCGGGTGCTGATCATGGCTCTGCTCATGTTGCAGCTCGTCAGTGCGGGCGGCATGTACCCCGTGGAAACCACGTCACGGCCGTTCCAGATCCTGCACCGCTTCGACCCGATGACCTATGGCGTCAACGGGCTCCGGCAGCTCATCCTGGGCGGCATCGACGCCCGACTATGGCAGGCGATCATCGTGCTGGCCGCGATAACCGCTGTCGCACTGGCGATCTCCTGCCTGTCGGCGCGACGAGACCGGCTCTGGAATCTCAGTAGGCTGATCCCCGCGATCAAGATGTAA
- a CDS encoding PHB depolymerase family esterase, with the protein MAKALNGLSLAKDAARELGMLVPRTVAGLQESTNWSPLSPRGARQFGEVMLDELVLSGFSLLGGSPAAMRPLDACIAAAEELSALGIDRAHGDPKPLREASIRRHRIAGLAYERVTFEHDPALPPSLEADGLGGPARAVVHVCRHRDGPRPWLVWVHGAGQGGTEDLLMSGIGRIHRKLGFNIALPVQPGHGCRRRQWPAYPDMDPLGNVAGMMRVVSEVRAVVRWAQAQGTAVVVAGISMGSPVAALVSHLEKQIDAVALYTPILGLNAMIARHLQRWGPSRDGFRELLESPVVTQLTSVIDPLAVTPSPPPERRLIVGAWHDRMAMREPANALQERWGGQLYWYDGSHVGHIFSRRVQRITDRFLRDAVPG; encoded by the coding sequence ATGGCGAAGGCATTGAACGGGCTGAGCCTGGCCAAAGACGCGGCCCGGGAACTCGGAATGCTGGTGCCGCGCACCGTGGCCGGCCTGCAGGAGTCCACTAATTGGTCCCCGTTGTCACCGCGCGGTGCGCGCCAGTTCGGTGAGGTCATGCTCGATGAGCTTGTGCTGAGCGGCTTTTCGCTGCTCGGTGGGAGCCCCGCGGCGATGCGCCCGCTCGATGCCTGCATTGCGGCGGCCGAAGAGCTCTCGGCGCTCGGCATCGACCGCGCGCATGGCGACCCGAAACCGTTGCGGGAAGCCTCGATACGTCGGCACCGCATCGCCGGCCTGGCATACGAACGGGTGACTTTCGAACACGATCCCGCGCTGCCGCCGAGCTTGGAGGCCGACGGGTTGGGCGGCCCGGCACGGGCGGTGGTGCACGTGTGCCGGCACCGCGACGGCCCCCGACCCTGGCTGGTATGGGTGCACGGCGCCGGCCAGGGCGGCACCGAAGACCTGCTGATGTCCGGCATCGGCCGGATACATCGCAAGCTGGGCTTCAACATCGCGCTGCCGGTGCAGCCGGGTCACGGGTGCCGGCGCCGGCAATGGCCGGCGTACCCCGACATGGATCCGCTCGGCAACGTCGCGGGAATGATGCGGGTCGTCTCGGAGGTGCGCGCCGTGGTGCGCTGGGCACAGGCGCAAGGCACCGCCGTTGTGGTGGCAGGGATTTCGATGGGCAGCCCCGTGGCCGCACTGGTGTCGCATCTGGAAAAGCAGATCGATGCGGTGGCCCTGTACACGCCCATCCTGGGACTCAACGCGATGATCGCGCGGCACCTTCAGCGTTGGGGGCCCTCGCGCGACGGATTTCGCGAGCTGCTGGAATCTCCCGTCGTCACCCAGCTGACCTCGGTGATCGACCCCCTGGCCGTCACGCCGTCGCCGCCGCCGGAACGCCGGCTGATCGTCGGGGCGTGGCACGACCGGATGGCGATGCGCGAGCCCGCCAACGCGTTGCAGGAACGGTGGGGCGGCCAGTTGTACTGGTACGACGGCAGCCACGTCGGGCACATCTTCTCCCGGCGCGTGCAGCGCATCACCGACCGATTCCTGCGCGACGCGGTGCCCGGCTGA